The proteins below come from a single Salinivibrio kushneri genomic window:
- a CDS encoding sodium ion-translocating decarboxylase subunit beta, with product MEGLMILWSETGLANFQWPQLVMIAVGCLLLFLAIRRGFEPLLLLPIGFGAILANIPNAGFNEPGGLLYYVYHVGIDTGVFPLLIFMGVGAMTDFGALIANPRTLLLGAAAQFGIFATLFGAILLNLVPGMAFSLQDAASIAIIGGADGPTAIFLASRLSPDLLGAIAVAAYSYMALVPIIQPPIMKLFTSDSERKIEMKQLRHVSKTEKVLFPLAVLMMTILFLPSATPLVGMFCLGNLMRECGVVDRLSGTAQNELINIVTIFLGLAVGSKLEADKFLQFETLGILVLGAVAFSIGTGTGVLMAKLLNRFSRDPINPLIGAAGVSAVPMAARVVNKVGLDANPHNFLLMHAMGPNVAGVLGSAVAAGILLALVG from the coding sequence ATGGAAGGATTAATGATCCTGTGGTCGGAAACTGGACTGGCAAACTTTCAGTGGCCACAGCTTGTAATGATTGCCGTGGGCTGTCTATTGCTCTTTTTGGCGATTCGACGCGGCTTTGAGCCCTTGCTTTTGTTACCTATCGGTTTTGGCGCTATATTGGCGAATATACCCAATGCCGGTTTTAACGAACCGGGCGGTCTGCTCTACTACGTCTACCATGTCGGGATTGATACTGGCGTGTTCCCACTCCTGATATTTATGGGGGTGGGAGCAATGACCGATTTTGGTGCGCTGATCGCTAACCCGCGCACCTTGTTGCTCGGCGCGGCGGCACAATTTGGTATTTTTGCCACCTTGTTTGGCGCCATATTGCTTAACTTGGTACCAGGCATGGCGTTTAGCCTCCAAGATGCCGCTTCCATTGCGATCATTGGTGGCGCGGATGGGCCAACGGCAATTTTCTTGGCGAGCCGTTTATCACCGGACTTGCTCGGGGCCATTGCCGTCGCAGCCTATAGCTATATGGCTCTGGTGCCCATTATTCAGCCACCAATCATGAAGTTGTTTACCTCTGACAGCGAACGCAAGATTGAGATGAAGCAACTTCGTCATGTGTCGAAAACCGAGAAAGTGCTGTTTCCGCTGGCGGTACTGATGATGACCATCTTATTCTTGCCTTCGGCGACACCGCTGGTTGGTATGTTCTGCCTCGGTAACTTGATGCGAGAGTGTGGCGTGGTGGATCGCTTATCGGGCACTGCCCAGAATGAGCTGATCAACATTGTCACCATTTTTCTTGGTCTGGCGGTAGGCTCCAAATTGGAAGCCGATAAGTTTCTTCAGTTTGAAACCCTCGGCATCTTGGTATTGGGCGCAGTGGCGTTTAGCATCGGTACCGGGACTGGGGTCTTAATGGCCAAACTCCTTAACCGCTTTAGTCGTGACCCTATCAACCCGTTGATTGGTGCAGCCGGCGTTTCAGCCGTACCGATGGCGGCCCGAGTGGTTAACAAAGTAGGACTCGATGCCAACCCGCATAACTTCTTGTTAATGCATGCGATGGGGCCGAACGTGGCCGGTGTGTTGGGCTCTGCGGTCGCGGCTGGTATCTTGTTGGCCTTGGTGGGCTAA
- a CDS encoding NADP-dependent oxidoreductase, producing the protein MSNNLSLAITEFGAPEVLTPVNRPIPSPSEEQVLIQVKAAGVNPIDAKTRAGLGWAAEHNQDKLPWVPGYDVAGVVVANGTNESKFDVGDRVAGMVGFPTEGGGYSQYVVADAGLLSTVPPSVPMVDAAAVPLAGLTAWQALEHGKLVRDEKVLILAGAGGVGHLAVQLAVRLGAQVYATASENNHAFLRQLDATPIDYHQAHWATANGEFDLVIDLVGGDAAIDALASLKTGGRIVTVPTNTRDTITSAAAERGLKATGMLVDPNTWQTQRLLDMLDQGDLKIDIAAVYPLEQGAQAHKALETGHTRGKRVLEMPSG; encoded by the coding sequence ATGTCGAATAATCTCTCACTTGCAATCACTGAATTTGGTGCGCCCGAGGTACTTACCCCGGTCAATCGTCCGATTCCATCTCCCTCTGAAGAGCAGGTGTTGATTCAAGTAAAAGCTGCTGGGGTTAACCCCATTGATGCAAAAACGCGTGCCGGGCTTGGTTGGGCTGCAGAGCACAATCAAGACAAGCTACCTTGGGTGCCGGGCTATGATGTTGCCGGGGTGGTGGTGGCGAATGGCACCAATGAAAGCAAGTTTGATGTGGGGGATCGTGTCGCTGGGATGGTTGGCTTCCCAACGGAAGGCGGGGGATACAGCCAATATGTGGTCGCCGATGCTGGGTTGTTATCAACCGTGCCGCCGAGTGTGCCTATGGTGGATGCCGCTGCAGTGCCGTTGGCAGGGTTGACGGCTTGGCAAGCGCTTGAGCATGGTAAACTGGTGCGTGATGAAAAAGTATTGATTTTAGCGGGCGCTGGGGGCGTGGGGCACCTTGCGGTACAGTTAGCCGTTCGTCTTGGGGCGCAGGTTTATGCCACAGCCTCTGAAAACAATCATGCCTTTTTACGTCAACTGGATGCGACACCGATCGATTACCATCAAGCGCATTGGGCCACTGCTAATGGTGAATTTGATCTGGTGATTGATTTGGTGGGGGGAGACGCCGCCATTGATGCATTAGCAAGCCTGAAAACAGGTGGGCGTATCGTCACCGTCCCCACTAATACGCGCGATACCATTACCTCCGCTGCTGCCGAGCGAGGGCTGAAAGCGACAGGTATGTTGGTTGATCCAAATACTTGGCAGACTCAGCGCTTGCTCGACATGCTTGATCAGGGCGATCTGAAGATAGATATCGCGGCCGTCTATCCGCTTGAACAGGGCGCACAGGCGCACAAAGCGTTAGAAACAGGGCATACACGTGGTAAGCGCGTGTTAGAAATGCCCTCGGGTTAA
- a CDS encoding YqaA family protein encodes MDDWMLLATLFATSFLSATLLPGGSEANLVYLITQHAFVDGIVVAIATVGNTLGGMTNYAIGRWLPDYQPHQSWHRRALAWLQRYGYAALLLSWVPVIGDPLCVVAGWLRLRQSWCWVVIFIAKASRYLVIVISFRWVAG; translated from the coding sequence ATGGACGATTGGATGCTGTTGGCAACCTTGTTTGCCACCAGCTTTTTAAGTGCGACCTTATTGCCAGGTGGCTCTGAGGCCAACCTGGTATATTTAATAACCCAGCACGCATTCGTGGATGGGATCGTTGTGGCGATTGCCACGGTAGGCAACACGCTCGGTGGCATGACCAATTACGCTATCGGGCGCTGGCTGCCCGATTATCAGCCGCATCAATCATGGCACCGTCGAGCGCTCGCGTGGCTGCAACGCTACGGCTATGCCGCGCTGCTGCTAAGCTGGGTGCCGGTGATTGGTGATCCGTTATGCGTGGTGGCTGGTTGGCTGCGCCTTCGACAGTCTTGGTGTTGGGTGGTCATCTTTATTGCAAAAGCATCACGCTACCTAGTGATTGTGATTTCATTCCGTTGGGTAGCAGGTTAG
- a CDS encoding M16 family metallopeptidase — MPRLLLATFFLLSVLSGCQLTGSSPTQTPEGITWIKTVSPPAGSAQVPYQQFKLDNGLTVLLHEDHSDPLVNVDVRYHVGSAREEPGKSGFAHFFEHMMFEGSEHVDDHGKRIKEVGGYNNGSTNRDTTQYYQTVPANELERVLWLESDRMGFLLDAVSQRKFEVQRDTVKNERAFRIDNVPYGRVNETINQALYPEGHPYSWPVIGYVEDLNRVDVTDLKQFFLRWYGPNNATLTIGGDIDIQQTLAWVKKYFGDIPRGPSIPEAKPQSVTLDGPRFVTLEDKVSQPVLLMTFPTSVPETDTTTRLGVLANVLGQGRDSVLYQSLVQTGQLLSAGASHQCGELACTFDIYGVGRQGQSLAEIRTLLTQTMAQFEVKGVSDEDINQIQSMVEADNIFALQSVDGKVSQLASDYTLYGDANRMNQRLARLNAVTPDKVMESYRQWIKDQPAVNTSVVPIGRTDLVAAPANFIYQRPEYDQAQTQNQHDTLARRDTPESFDRTQIPAPNGSVTVNVPRIYRADLDNGIHLAGTVSRETPTVTLQLRLPAGTLMEPNDQRGIANLTATMVTEGAAGMSAAELTRALDKLGSRVNVAADSYYTQITVTSLKKHLGETLKLVNKTLRAPTFAEKDFDRVKAQLLEGMASRADDAGWLASQATNQLLYQDATFRAPEGGVAEDIAAMTLDDVKHFYRQHYVLKGSQLIVVGDLSREHAINLANRITPWQAQMQPTAQVARAVPKDYDQAQIWLVDKPQAPQTSIRMVRHGMPYDATGSMFKTRLANFNLGGNFNARLNQSLRQDKGYTYGAHSGVYGGRQTGTIEVSTDVRADATHDAIKALWQEMAHAQENGFSAQELAYLRQSSGQRDALRYETPWEKAGLIAHIEAFELDDNYREAQKALLQSITLQQLNAQAARWFDPNDYQIIVVGDASRLGDSLRQLGLPVRTLALDYR; from the coding sequence ATGCCACGTTTATTGCTCGCCACATTTTTCTTACTATCTGTCTTGTCAGGGTGTCAGCTTACAGGCTCTTCGCCGACTCAAACGCCTGAGGGCATTACGTGGATCAAAACCGTTTCGCCCCCCGCGGGCAGCGCCCAAGTCCCTTATCAGCAATTTAAATTAGATAATGGACTGACGGTGTTGTTGCATGAGGACCACTCCGACCCTCTTGTTAACGTTGATGTTCGCTATCACGTCGGTTCTGCCCGAGAAGAGCCGGGAAAATCAGGCTTCGCACACTTTTTTGAGCATATGATGTTCGAGGGCTCAGAGCATGTGGATGATCACGGTAAGCGCATAAAAGAAGTGGGAGGCTATAACAATGGCTCAACCAATCGTGATACCACCCAGTATTATCAAACGGTGCCAGCCAACGAATTAGAGCGTGTCCTTTGGCTTGAATCTGATCGCATGGGCTTTTTGCTGGATGCTGTCTCTCAGCGCAAATTTGAAGTGCAACGTGACACGGTGAAAAACGAGCGGGCATTTCGTATAGATAATGTCCCTTATGGCCGCGTTAACGAGACCATTAATCAAGCACTCTATCCTGAGGGCCATCCGTATTCATGGCCAGTGATTGGTTACGTCGAGGATCTTAACCGTGTAGATGTGACGGATCTTAAGCAGTTTTTCTTACGCTGGTATGGCCCTAACAACGCCACCCTCACCATTGGTGGCGACATCGATATTCAGCAAACCCTTGCTTGGGTGAAAAAATACTTTGGTGATATTCCTCGAGGCCCATCAATACCAGAGGCGAAACCTCAATCGGTCACGTTGGACGGCCCTCGCTTTGTGACATTGGAAGATAAGGTCTCACAACCGGTATTACTGATGACCTTTCCTACCAGTGTGCCTGAGACCGATACCACGACGCGCCTGGGAGTGCTGGCCAATGTATTGGGACAAGGGCGTGACAGTGTGCTTTATCAATCTCTTGTACAAACTGGGCAGTTGTTAAGTGCAGGTGCATCGCACCAGTGTGGTGAGCTGGCCTGTACGTTTGATATCTACGGTGTCGGCCGCCAAGGCCAATCACTGGCTGAAATCCGTACCTTGTTAACACAAACCATGGCGCAGTTTGAGGTAAAAGGGGTGAGTGACGAGGATATCAACCAAATTCAATCCATGGTGGAAGCCGATAATATCTTTGCGCTGCAAAGTGTGGACGGCAAGGTATCACAGCTAGCAAGTGACTATACGCTCTACGGTGATGCAAACCGTATGAATCAGCGCCTTGCACGCCTTAATGCGGTGACCCCTGACAAGGTGATGGAAAGCTATCGGCAGTGGATAAAAGATCAGCCCGCAGTAAATACCAGTGTGGTCCCTATTGGACGGACGGACTTGGTCGCTGCGCCAGCGAATTTTATCTATCAACGTCCAGAATATGACCAAGCACAGACGCAAAACCAGCACGACACGTTAGCACGACGTGATACCCCAGAAAGTTTCGATCGCACCCAGATCCCGGCTCCTAATGGGAGTGTCACGGTCAATGTGCCACGCATTTATCGGGCAGACCTGGACAATGGTATTCACCTGGCAGGCACAGTGAGTCGCGAGACACCCACGGTCACCTTGCAGCTTCGTTTACCCGCCGGCACCTTGATGGAGCCTAACGATCAGCGAGGCATCGCTAACTTAACGGCAACGATGGTTACCGAGGGCGCGGCAGGTATGTCAGCCGCTGAGCTGACGCGAGCGCTAGACAAGCTGGGCAGTCGAGTCAATGTCGCTGCAGACAGTTACTACACACAAATCACAGTAACGTCACTGAAAAAGCACCTGGGAGAGACCCTTAAACTGGTAAACAAAACCTTGCGTGCACCGACGTTTGCAGAAAAAGATTTTGACCGTGTTAAAGCTCAGTTATTGGAGGGCATGGCATCTCGCGCTGATGATGCAGGTTGGTTAGCCAGCCAAGCGACAAACCAGCTGTTATATCAAGATGCCACCTTCCGTGCCCCAGAGGGAGGCGTCGCGGAAGATATTGCAGCGATGACACTTGACGATGTTAAACACTTCTACCGTCAGCACTACGTATTGAAAGGCAGCCAACTGATCGTGGTGGGGGATCTTTCTCGTGAACATGCGATCAACTTAGCCAACCGGATCACGCCGTGGCAAGCGCAAATGCAACCTACGGCTCAGGTGGCGCGTGCCGTCCCGAAAGACTACGACCAGGCACAAATTTGGCTGGTGGATAAGCCGCAAGCACCACAAACCAGTATTCGTATGGTGCGCCATGGTATGCCCTACGATGCCACTGGCTCGATGTTTAAAACCCGCTTAGCCAACTTTAATTTAGGGGGCAATTTTAATGCACGCCTGAATCAAAGCTTGCGTCAAGATAAAGGCTATACCTATGGCGCGCACAGTGGTGTTTATGGCGGCCGGCAGACAGGCACTATAGAAGTCAGTACCGATGTGCGCGCAGATGCGACACACGATGCGATCAAAGCGCTATGGCAAGAAATGGCGCATGCACAAGAAAATGGCTTTTCCGCACAAGAATTGGCTTACTTGCGTCAATCTAGTGGTCAGCGTGATGCGCTGCGTTATGAAACGCCATGGGAAAAAGCAGGCTTGATCGCGCATATTGAGGCCTTTGAATTAGACGACAACTACCGTGAGGCACAAAAAGCGTTATTGCAATCAATCACATTGCAACAGCTGAATGCCCAAGCGGCACGTTGGTTTGATCCTAACGACTATCAAATCATTGTGGTCGGGGATGCGTCTCGCCTTGGCGATAGCTTACGTCAACTTGGCTTGCCAGTGCGCACGTTAGCACTTGATTACCGATAA
- the gshA gene encoding glutamate--cysteine ligase: MTDFTQRLARLAQNPDALKGIGRGLEREALRITPAGHLAQTAHPETLGSALTHRWITTDFAESLLEFITPVNTSVKGMLDELQDIHRFTYQQMGDEQLWPMSMPCVVASEDDITLAQYGSSNIGRMKTLYRQGLKHRYGSVMQVISGVHFNISLPETFWQHLYHSDTVSQASVTQGYFDLIRNYYRHGWMIPYLFGASPALCGSFIKHAESQLPFEHMPSGTCYLPYATSLRLSDLGYTNNAQADLKIGFNTLEQYLEGLRSAIRTPSQAFAKLGIRDGETYRQLNTNVLQIENELYAPIRPKRNAESGEKPTEALERGGVEYIEVRSLDVNPYSPVGIEEDQIHFLDLFVSWCALSPSEPMTDPELNCWRDNWNKIVLEGRKPGLTLTTGCEGETLTQAAWGLQVMGELKQLAKVMDQAVGDHRYETVCDKMIACFDNPELTLSGRVLADVIAQGGIGGLGLGLACDHKAALADVPYKIHSDADFLQEAKESVARQKAVEESDTQTFESFLNAYFKDVPMAESW, from the coding sequence TTGACTGACTTTACCCAACGGTTAGCGCGTTTAGCGCAAAACCCAGATGCCTTAAAGGGGATTGGCCGCGGATTGGAGCGCGAGGCATTACGCATTACACCAGCGGGGCATTTAGCGCAGACGGCGCATCCAGAGACGCTTGGATCCGCGCTGACACACCGTTGGATCACGACGGATTTTGCTGAATCGCTGTTGGAGTTTATTACGCCTGTTAACACCTCGGTGAAAGGGATGCTGGACGAGTTACAGGACATCCATCGCTTTACCTATCAGCAAATGGGCGACGAACAATTGTGGCCCATGTCAATGCCATGCGTGGTGGCATCGGAAGACGATATCACCTTAGCGCAATACGGCAGCTCAAATATTGGGCGGATGAAGACCTTGTATCGCCAAGGGCTCAAGCATCGCTATGGCAGTGTGATGCAAGTGATCTCAGGGGTGCATTTTAACATTTCTTTGCCTGAGACATTTTGGCAGCATTTGTACCACTCAGACACAGTAAGCCAAGCGTCAGTCACCCAAGGTTACTTTGATCTTATTCGTAATTATTACCGCCATGGTTGGATGATCCCTTATCTATTTGGTGCGTCACCTGCGTTATGTGGCTCGTTTATCAAGCATGCGGAAAGCCAGTTGCCCTTTGAACATATGCCGTCAGGTACGTGTTACTTACCTTATGCAACGTCGCTGCGCTTGAGTGATTTAGGGTATACCAATAATGCGCAAGCGGATCTGAAAATTGGTTTTAACACCCTAGAGCAATACCTTGAAGGATTAAGAAGCGCGATTCGTACTCCCTCACAGGCGTTTGCCAAGTTAGGTATTCGTGATGGCGAGACGTATCGTCAGCTCAACACCAATGTGCTGCAAATTGAAAACGAGCTCTATGCGCCTATACGCCCCAAACGGAATGCCGAAAGCGGTGAAAAGCCGACCGAGGCGCTTGAGCGAGGCGGTGTCGAGTACATTGAGGTGCGCTCTTTGGACGTCAATCCATACAGCCCGGTGGGGATTGAAGAGGATCAGATCCATTTTCTTGATCTCTTTGTCTCCTGGTGTGCGTTATCGCCTTCTGAGCCGATGACCGACCCTGAGCTCAATTGCTGGCGTGACAATTGGAACAAAATTGTACTCGAAGGCCGCAAACCAGGCTTAACCCTGACCACAGGATGTGAGGGCGAGACCCTGACGCAAGCAGCGTGGGGGTTACAAGTGATGGGTGAGCTTAAGCAGTTGGCGAAAGTGATGGATCAAGCCGTTGGGGACCATCGTTATGAAACAGTATGTGACAAGATGATCGCCTGCTTTGATAACCCAGAGCTTACCCTATCAGGTAGGGTGCTCGCGGACGTGATAGCGCAAGGTGGTATTGGCGGCTTGGGATTGGGTCTTGCGTGTGACCATAAAGCGGCGCTAGCGGATGTGCCCTACAAGATCCACAGTGATGCAGACTTTTTACAAGAAGCGAAAGAGAGCGTCGCGCGTCAAAAAGCGGTAGAAGAGAGTGATACTCAAACCTTTGAATCCTTTTTGAATGCTTACTTTAAAGATGTGCCCATGGCCGAAAGCTGGTAA
- the luxS gene encoding S-ribosylhomocysteine lyase: protein MPLLDSFTVDHTRMHAPAVRVAKTMQTPSGDTITVFDLRFCRPNEEHLTEKGIHTLEHLFAGFMRKHLNSDKVEIIDISPMGCRTGFYMSLIGEPQEPEVAKAWELAMEDVLVVPSQDKIPELNEYQCGTYEMHSLSEAKDIARTIIDAGVTVNKNDDLSLPESMLQTLRVD, encoded by the coding sequence ATGCCACTATTAGATAGTTTTACGGTTGACCATACTCGCATGCATGCGCCGGCTGTGCGTGTTGCCAAAACGATGCAAACGCCCAGCGGTGATACTATCACTGTGTTTGACCTTCGTTTTTGTCGCCCTAACGAAGAGCACTTGACAGAAAAAGGGATCCACACGCTCGAGCACCTGTTTGCTGGCTTTATGCGTAAGCATCTCAACAGCGATAAGGTTGAGATCATTGATATCTCGCCGATGGGGTGTCGTACTGGCTTCTACATGAGTCTGATTGGCGAACCACAAGAGCCTGAGGTGGCGAAAGCATGGGAACTGGCGATGGAAGATGTGCTGGTTGTGCCGTCGCAAGACAAGATCCCTGAGCTCAACGAGTATCAATGCGGGACATATGAGATGCACTCACTCAGCGAGGCGAAAGATATCGCTCGTACCATCATCGATGCAGGCGTGACCGTGAATAAAAACGATGATCTTTCCTTACCTGAGTCCATGCTACAAACGTTGCGCGTTGACTAG
- a CDS encoding substrate-binding domain-containing protein: MVMSNAHGSLNGFWSYDEYLALHPEQKSLTTELDALVQAEPVPFFGAMDPIKIAVVVPGEQISDYWQRNVRAFERRLTALNIPYQLQQVTTRPNTDIREQSASLYAALRDGADYLIFTLNSVRHRKFINHVLSQNKTKLILQNITTPVKAWQDNQPFLYVGFDHQRGSRALATYYQERYPEGVNYSVLYFSQGYVSDARGDTFIEAMSSHADSSLLSAYYTKGDRESGYQAAKAMLNNNPKLDFIYACATDVAFGAVQALDELGRDTVGLNGWGGGSAELDAIAAGQLDVTVMRMNDDTGIAMAEAIKRDIEHQPVPVVYSGRFEVVTRYDDPKRIEALKKKAFRYSD, encoded by the coding sequence ATGGTGATGTCGAATGCCCACGGATCACTCAATGGCTTTTGGTCTTATGATGAGTACCTTGCGCTGCACCCTGAGCAAAAAAGTCTAACCACCGAATTGGACGCTCTCGTACAAGCAGAGCCGGTTCCTTTTTTCGGTGCCATGGATCCAATAAAAATCGCTGTGGTGGTGCCGGGCGAGCAAATATCCGACTACTGGCAGCGTAACGTACGTGCCTTCGAGCGGCGGCTGACTGCGCTCAATATCCCTTATCAGCTCCAACAAGTCACGACGCGCCCCAATACCGATATTCGTGAACAAAGTGCCTCGTTGTATGCAGCGTTACGTGATGGGGCCGATTACCTCATTTTTACCTTGAATAGCGTGCGCCACCGTAAGTTTATTAACCATGTGTTATCCCAGAACAAAACCAAGCTTATTTTGCAAAATATCACCACGCCCGTAAAAGCGTGGCAAGATAATCAGCCATTCTTGTATGTGGGGTTTGATCACCAACGTGGTAGCCGTGCATTGGCAACCTATTACCAGGAGCGATATCCTGAAGGCGTGAATTATTCGGTGCTTTATTTTTCGCAAGGTTATGTCAGTGATGCACGGGGAGATACCTTTATTGAGGCCATGAGCTCGCACGCTGATAGCAGCTTGCTGTCTGCCTATTACACCAAGGGTGACCGAGAGTCGGGTTACCAGGCGGCCAAAGCGATGCTAAACAATAATCCAAAGCTCGACTTTATTTACGCGTGTGCAACCGACGTCGCGTTTGGCGCTGTCCAGGCCCTCGATGAGCTAGGCCGTGACACGGTTGGACTCAATGGCTGGGGCGGGGGCTCAGCAGAACTTGACGCGATTGCCGCCGGTCAACTTGATGTGACTGTGATGAGAATGAATGATGATACAGGGATTGCCATGGCCGAGGCGATCAAACGTGACATTGAACATCAACCTGTGCCTGTGGTCTATTCTGGGCGGTTTGAAGTGGTCACTCGCTACGATGATCCCAAGCGAATAGAGGCACTTAAGAAAAAAGCATTTAGGTATTCGGACTAA